The window CCTGGGGAAACTCGGGCAGGGTGGAATGGGCATGGTCTGTTTGGCTCGCCACAACCGACTGAAACGGCAGTGCGCGATCAAGTTGCTGCCGCCTCACCGAGTCATGGAACCAGGATGGCTGGATCGTTTCGATCGAGAAATGACAACCATCGCGGCACTCGAACATCCGGGAATTGTTCGTGCCACCGATGCGGGCACCCATTCCGGTTGGCACTACTTGGTGATGGAACACCTGGACGGAATGGATGTCGGCAAAATCGCCTACCGACTGGGATCACTGCCGGTCGCGGATGCCTGCGAGATCGCTCGCCAGTCCGCCGTGGCACTGATGCATGTGCACGAAACGGGTTTGATCCATCGCGACGTGAAGCCATCGAACTTGATGCTCACACGAGACGGAACCGTCAAACTATTGGACCTTGGTTTGGTTCTGGCGGGCGACGATCCGCTGGCCACCGACGACCGGCTGACCACGGTGGGGCACCTGATGGGCACCTTGCCCGCGATGTCGCCCGAGCAGTTGCTCGACAGCCGAAAAGTCCAACCAGCGTCCGACATCTATTCGCTCGGCGCGACCCTGTACCGTTTGATCTCAGGCCGTTGGCCGCATGCAAACGAAGGCGGTCTGGCGGCACGAGTGTTGGCAATCACGAGCGAGTCCAATCGATCAACTCCGCCTCCGTTGAGCCGTTTGGAACCGTCGGTCGAATCGGAACTGCAAACGTTCGTCGATCAAATGATGCACCGGCAACCTGACCAGCGTCCCAGCGGATCGGTCGTCGCCGAGCGACTGGCAACTTGGTCCGGCGACGCCAACTTGAAAGCGTTGCTCAAGCGAGCGGAAGCGACCCCGGTGTCCGACGCACCGATCACACCATCATTCTCACTGGCAACGAAGCCAGCTTCACCACCACCGGGCGGCGGCAAGCATAACTGGACCGCGTGGTTTGGGCCGTTGGGATGGTTCGCGGCAGCCATCTTGCTGGCAACGGTCGTGATTCAAATCAAAACCGACAAGGGTCTGGTGACGGTGACCACGGATGGCAAAGACACGCAGGTTGCGGTGGAAAAGAACGACGAAGATTCAACGGAAGATACCGTATTACCCTCAGCCGAGAAATCGCTGGCGATAGGTCTCGAATCAACTGACGGCGAGAAGATTTATCTCGGCGAAAATCTCGATTATTGGCTGGTAGTCTTCCGTCGCGAACAACAAATGGAACGTATCGGCCAAGCCATGCGAGCGGTTGAGTTGCTGTCTCGCAACACGCCCAAACGCGAAGAAGCCGCTCGAGTCACGTTGGAGTTGGCAAATGAGTACGGGACTCAAATCATTGATGACACTCCAGACCAAAATGGAGGCGGCTTTGGGGGACAAAGCCCTCCGAACCAACGTTTCATGGGCTATCTGACGCAAACCTTTGACAACTACCTTCCAACCCCTGGCCTTCGACCACTCGGCGAGACGCTGGTGGATGGTAATGAGAAGGCTAAAATCGCAGCCATCACGTTGCTCAACCAGTATCTTTCAGGCGTCCAAGGGAACACTTTTTACGCAGAGCGAGAGGAATCCGTGACTGAATTTTTCAGTCAGTCTGGAGCGACCGTCGATGGCCGATCGAAAACAGAGACTTTGCTTCAACAGCTCGGAAAAGCTTCCGACGACTTAAGGATGTCGGCTTCGAAGGCTAGTCACGAAGACCGCTCCATGAACAATGCTGCGGGAGAGGCCTACTACGCTCGCCTGTCAGCTTGGTCAGTTGCCATGCGGATTGTAAAGATGACCGGCCCGCATACTGCAACTCCAAATTGGATCGCCGAATACGTCCAAGAACAGGTCGATGAGGCGGTTGCTGTTTACGAACAACGTGAGATCGATCCAGACACAAGGCAAACCAAATGGGACTACACCAATCCCAATGCAGCCTACGGTTTTTCAATGGGCGGTTTCGGCGGAGGCTCGCAAATGATCACCAGCCCGACTGCCCCTGACTGGCTGTTGTCGCGTGAACTGATCATTTCGGCAATCGAAATGCAAAGGGAAGGTCGGCTCGATTTACCTATCCAGTTCGCAGCAGAGACGCTGGCCCATCCGAGTTTTAATTGGTATCCATTGGAAGGCGGAACACTTGACGACGTGGTTCAGACATTGACGGCGATTGATCCTAAAGCTCCTTTTCTGATTGCATTTCATCTCGACCGAAGCTTCCAAGAAATGGATCGCCAATACCAAGCCAGCCAGAACGCCGAATGGCTTCGTCCGCTGACGTTTCTTCGCCAACGTCTCCAGGAAGGACTGGCATCCGTCTACACCACTCACGTCGAACAACCCAAACAGGCCCACGATCGACTCGGACGGTTGGTCAACTCATTGCCAAAGCTGTCGTCACTCCAACTCACCACCGACCACGACAAAGACTTCTGGCTCTCCATGCTAAACGACCTCAAACAGCGATCCGAAAGCGAGTGACGGCGTTGGCCATAATCTCCCCGACGAAGACTGTTTCAGGAACGCTGATCGCACACTAATCCCCGGGGTAATCCGCCCCAATTTACAACCATTAGTGTGCGATGAGAGAAGATCAGTGTTCCCCCACTTCCAACACCTCAGCAACATATCATTCCCCTAGACAACCAGACGTGAAGCAGCAAACAACAACGGTACATCTCAGCAACAAGGGCTCTCGAGATCACCTTCGATCTCCTGCCGGACGAATATAAAGAACACTAATCGACGCTAATCGCACACTAATTTCGAAGGCAATTACGCTCTCAGTTCACAACGATTAGTGTGCGATGAGAGAAGATTAGTGTTCCCCCCGGCGTCCACCATCTCAATGACTTCGTTGGGTTTGCAAATCATCGATCACGAATCGCTTCCATTCCAAGTCACCCTTCTTTCCAAAGTTGATGAGGTAACCAACTCGTTTCCGGGCGATTCGCATGTAGTTGAATAACTGAGCTTCATGATCAGGGCAAAGTTCTTTCAAAGCCTTCAGCTCGACCACGATTCCTCCGAAAGCCAGCAAGTCTGGGCGGTACTTCGGAGTAAGAAGGTGTCCCTTGAAATACACACGCAGTTCAGTTTGAGCAACAAATGAGATCCCCCTCAATCCGAGCTCCACCTCCAAAGCGGACTGATAGATTTCCTCTGCCATTCCATAGCCAAGTTGGTTGTAGACCTCGAATGCGGCCCCCATCAGGTCGTAGCCTTCTTGCTTGAACATGAATCCCACCTAGAAACTGCGGATCGCACGGTTCCCTTGGCCCTCGAACCTCAAGCGTGCGTCCGAAACGCCTTCGGTCAGAAGTCTTCACGTCAATCTATCAAATCACCCGACCTTGTTCTGGCAGCACCTTTTGGAGTTGCTCGATGGCGGTGGGAGAGTTGACTGACAGAGCGGTTGGTATTTGAAGTGGCAGGGTCACCGATCCATCGCCGCGGATGACCATCGAGTTCGTCCAAGGATTCGCGGGCATGAATGCTTTCGCATGCTCCGCGCCAGGGTCACATCCACCAATCTGCAGATCGACCGAACGATCGCCGGACATTCGATGGCCGATCCCCGCCAACCGAATCACGGGAGTGGAATCGGTCTCTGAATCAGACACCATCGACGCAAGTGATTCATTGGTCTGCCAAGCATGCACGCTTCGCAGAGTCGCCGCGAGATCCAAGGTCACGCAAACACACCGAGCCGAACCGTTGCGGCGGCGAGTGATTCTCGCGACCATCGCGGCGGTCATCTCAGCTTCCTCCGCATCAAACGCTCCCGGACCGATCACGATTGCCGCGTACGCGCTTTCGTGAAAATGCTTCGCCCGGGTTTGAGACTCAGAACCTGGTTCCGTCGCTTCCAGGTGCTCGATCGCATGGTGCATCCGACCAGCAA of the Rhodopirellula baltica SH 1 genome contains:
- a CDS encoding serine/threonine protein kinase; its protein translation is MIATSTDCLSVEELNRLLDGQLSSDEFDSASKHVDECEQCQSRIPDKWDALSSVAKAGTEEDSVLAESACQFAVARLMTAHIASSHVSADLPIDQIGPYEILGKLGQGGMGMVCLARHNRLKRQCAIKLLPPHRVMEPGWLDRFDREMTTIAALEHPGIVRATDAGTHSGWHYLVMEHLDGMDVGKIAYRLGSLPVADACEIARQSAVALMHVHETGLIHRDVKPSNLMLTRDGTVKLLDLGLVLAGDDPLATDDRLTTVGHLMGTLPAMSPEQLLDSRKVQPASDIYSLGATLYRLISGRWPHANEGGLAARVLAITSESNRSTPPPLSRLEPSVESELQTFVDQMMHRQPDQRPSGSVVAERLATWSGDANLKALLKRAEATPVSDAPITPSFSLATKPASPPPGGGKHNWTAWFGPLGWFAAAILLATVVIQIKTDKGLVTVTTDGKDTQVAVEKNDEDSTEDTVLPSAEKSLAIGLESTDGEKIYLGENLDYWLVVFRREQQMERIGQAMRAVELLSRNTPKREEAARVTLELANEYGTQIIDDTPDQNGGGFGGQSPPNQRFMGYLTQTFDNYLPTPGLRPLGETLVDGNEKAKIAAITLLNQYLSGVQGNTFYAEREESVTEFFSQSGATVDGRSKTETLLQQLGKASDDLRMSASKASHEDRSMNNAAGEAYYARLSAWSVAMRIVKMTGPHTATPNWIAEYVQEQVDEAVAVYEQREIDPDTRQTKWDYTNPNAAYGFSMGGFGGGSQMITSPTAPDWLLSRELIISAIEMQREGRLDLPIQFAAETLAHPSFNWYPLEGGTLDDVVQTLTAIDPKAPFLIAFHLDRSFQEMDRQYQASQNAEWLRPLTFLRQRLQEGLASVYTTHVEQPKQAHDRLGRLVNSLPKLSSLQLTTDHDKDFWLSMLNDLKQRSESE
- a CDS encoding GxxExxY protein, yielding MFKQEGYDLMGAAFEVYNQLGYGMAEEIYQSALEVELGLRGISFVAQTELRVYFKGHLLTPKYRPDLLAFGGIVVELKALKELCPDHEAQLFNYMRIARKRVGYLINFGKKGDLEWKRFVIDDLQTQRSH